The genome window GGACGCGGCGGCGGCGCACGCGGTGCTCGGCACCCTGTGAGTCCACTGCGGTGAGTCCGGCCCGCGCGGTGCGGTCAGTCCGGCCGGAGCTGTTGCTCAGCGCCAGCGTTCCGCATGCTCGCGGGGTTTTCCGGACGGCTGCCATGGACAAACATGCCCGCAACCGGGTCGGCGCGGTCTCCCCCGCGCGCAGGCAGCGCGATCCGTGGCGACCAGTCGGAGGTTGCAGTTGCGTGAGAATTCCGTGGCATCCGGCGGCTCCCTGTTCGGCACCGGGCCGAACGGGGTGTTCCGCCGCACGGTGCCCCGTCCGGAAACCGAGTCCGAACGACGCATGGTGCGGGTCCTCGGGCTGCCGCAGCTGACGATGATCGGCGTCGGCGCGATCATCGGCGCCGGCATCTTCAGCCTCGCGGGCGCGGTCGCCAGGGACGTCGCGGGACCCGCGGTGCTGGTCTCGTTCCTCATCGCGGGCGCGGCGTCGCTCTGCGCGGCCTTCGCCTACGCCGAGTTCGCCGGCATGGTGCCCCGAGCCGGGTCGTCCTACACCTACGCCGCGGCGGTTCTGGGCGAGGTGGTCGGCTGGATCATCGGCTGGGACCTGCTGCTGGAGTACACCGCGATCGTGGCGACGGTGTCGATCGGCATGTCGGGCTACGTCGGCTACCTGCTGGAGGTGGTGGGCGTGGACCTGCCGCTGTGGATGCAGGGCGCGCCGGGCACCGGTGAGGGCCACCGCGTGGACCTGATCGCGATGCTGATCTGCCTGGGCGTGGCGTGGCTGCTCAACCGGGGCACCAGGACCTCCGCACGGGTCGACGTCGTGCTGACCGTGGTCAAGATCGCGGTGGTGCTGCTGGTGGTCGTGGTCGGTCTGTCCAGGGTGGACTTCGGGAACCTGGAGCCGTTCGCGCCCTTCGGCTGGGGCGGGGCGGTGACCGGTGCGGCGACGGTCTTCTTCGCGGTCTTCGGCTACGACGCGCTGAGCACGGCCGCCGAGGAGTCGGTCGACGCGCGCAGGCTGCTGCCCAAGGCGATGGTGCTGTCGCTGGCCATCTCGATGGTGCTCTACGTGCTCGC of Saccharopolyspora erythraea contains these proteins:
- a CDS encoding amino acid permease; amino-acid sequence: MASGGSLFGTGPNGVFRRTVPRPETESERRMVRVLGLPQLTMIGVGAIIGAGIFSLAGAVARDVAGPAVLVSFLIAGAASLCAAFAYAEFAGMVPRAGSSYTYAAAVLGEVVGWIIGWDLLLEYTAIVATVSIGMSGYVGYLLEVVGVDLPLWMQGAPGTGEGHRVDLIAMLICLGVAWLLNRGTRTSARVDVVLTVVKIAVVLLVVVVGLSRVDFGNLEPFAPFGWGGAVTGAATVFFAVFGYDALSTAAEESVDARRLLPKAMVLSLAISMVLYVLACVVLTGMVHYTQVDPDSGFSSAFSSVGLQGVAVVIAVGAVLGIVTVSFSFMMGASRLWYALSRDGLMPKWFGELHPVRRVPHRATWILGVVSAVLAGLLPVEEAAELTNIGVLFAFVLVCAAVVVLRYRRPDLPRGFRCPGMPVVPVLGVLFSAWLMSFLSGETWLRLGMWLVLGLVVYALYGYRNTRRVMPGGSVDLAELPDRR